The following nucleotide sequence is from Streptomyces xiamenensis.
ACCCCGGTGGGTAAACAACATACAAAGTGGAGTGCACTCCAGCGCAAGGGCGAACGGACCACGCTGTCCGTGAACGCCCCGGGGCCCGTACCGGTTTCGTATACGGAACGGTCAGGACGGCCCGGTCAGCCGCGCGCGGCGGCTGGGGTCGACGCCTTTTCCAGCACCAGCCGCAGCAGCCCGGAAACCGTCAGCTCGGCGGAGAGTTCCTCCTCGTCGACGGGGGTTTCGAACTCCTTCTCCAGCGCGGTCGCCAACTCCACGATGGTGAGGGAGTCGAAGGCCAGATCGTCCAGCGTCGGGTCCCGATCGAGGGCCGCCGCGTCGACTTCGAAATTTTCTCTGAGGATTCCCGTAACCTTCGCCCGCACGTCCGCTTCCATTCCATTCGCCTCTCTCGTGTCCCGCATGTCCTGAACTCCCTCTCCGCTCATTCGTGTTCAGCCCGCGACCGGCGCGACGTCCGGCCAGCGCAGTACCGTCGATCCCCAGGTGAGCCCGCCGCCGAAGGCCGTCAGCAGCACCCGGTGCCCGGGCCGCAGCCCGCCGCCGAGCGCCGCGTCGGCCAGCGCCAGCGGGATGGAGGCGGCCGAGGTGTTGCCCACCCGCTCGATCTGCGAGACCACCCGCCCGGCCGGCACCCCGAGTTCGGCCGCGACCGCGTCGAGGATCCGCTGGTTGGCCTGGTGCGCCACCACCCGGTCCACATCCGCGACCGTCCACCCGGTCCGCTCCAGCACCGCACGCGAGGAGGCCGCCATCTGCGCGACCGCCCGCCGGAAGACCTTCTTGCCCTGCATCCGGAAGTACCGGTCACCGCCCACCGGCTGGCGCGAACCGCCCCCCGGCACCGTGATCAGATCGGCGAACGCGCCGTCGCTGCCCAGGTCGAAGGGGCCCAGCGCGCCCACCTCGGACGCCTGACCCGCCCGCAGCACCACCGCGCCCGCCCCGTCCCCGAACACCGCGCGGGTGGTGCGGTCCGCCGGATCCAGGATCGTCGAGTAGGTGTCGGCGCCGATCAGCAGCACCCGCCGCGCCGAGCCGCTGGCGATCAGCCCGGACGCCACCGCGAGCCCGTACACGAACCCGCTGCACACGGCCGCCACATCGAAGGCGGGCACCGTGCCGAGCCCCAGCCGGCTGGCCACCTCGGG
It contains:
- a CDS encoding acyl carrier protein produces the protein MRDTREANGMEADVRAKVTGILRENFEVDAAALDRDPTLDDLAFDSLTIVELATALEKEFETPVDEEELSAELTVSGLLRLVLEKASTPAAARG
- a CDS encoding beta-ketoacyl-ACP synthase III, whose amino-acid sequence is MELGARAAVLAGIGSWLPPRIVTNEELAGELDTSDAWIRTRTGIGSRHVSAPGTATSDLAVEAGSRALKSAGAAEADAVLVATTTPDRPCPATAPEVASRLGLGTVPAFDVAAVCSGFVYGLAVASGLIASGSARRVLLIGADTYSTILDPADRTTRAVFGDGAGAVVLRAGQASEVGALGPFDLGSDGAFADLITVPGGGSRQPVGGDRYFRMQGKKVFRRAVAQMAASSRAVLERTGWTVADVDRVVAHQANQRILDAVAAELGVPAGRVVSQIERVGNTSAASIPLALADAALGGGLRPGHRVLLTAFGGGLTWGSTVLRWPDVAPVAG